Part of the Physeter macrocephalus isolate SW-GA unplaced genomic scaffold, ASM283717v5 random_14504, whole genome shotgun sequence genome is shown below.
AGAAAGGTCCTCTTACCTGTATGAGTTCGAACATGCTGAACATAATTGTTTTTTCTGTCtgaaaaataattgcattttcCACATGTGTATACTTTCCTTGGAAAATGGTTTCTCAAGTGTTTCCTCCAGTGATATTCGCTTACTGTGGTGTACGTGCAGATGATGCACTTGTAGACTCGCTCATTGTCCCCGGCTCGGGTGTGGTGTTTCAGGTGAGCAGTATAGTGATCATAGCGATTGGTATTGTAGCCACAGCGGTCACAGCGAATGGGGCCCTTGGAGAAATCTCCCTCTTCCCCAGTGGAAGAGCCGCATTCCCTGGCTTTGGCTTGCTTCTCTGCACTTTCCTCCACAAAAAATTTCTTGGCACTATGAACTCGGATGTGATGCACAAACTGTTCTTCAGATTCTGCTTCATACTGGCATGGTTTACAGCGAAAGGGCTTGGTCTTCAAGTTCTTGCATTTGTCCTCTGCTACAGGTGTTTCCCGAGGAAGATCTTTATTTGCGCTGTACGGTTCTGAGGCAGCTGACACCTCAAACACGGGCCGTGGTTGGACAACACTGAGTTCCAAACTCTCCAGTTCCATGTTTTCCAGCCCACTGGGCTCGCCTTTTACCTCAGGAGACTCCTCAAGTCCTTCTCCATCACTATCTGAAAAGTTGTTATCCCCTACAGGCATCAATTCTGCCATCTGTCTTTCTTC
Proteins encoded:
- the LOC112063355 gene encoding RE1-silencing transcription factor-like, yielding MQNPVMATQVMGQSSGGGGLFTGSGTMGMALPNDMYDLPDLSRAELAAPQLIMLANVALTGEVNGGCCDYLVGEERQMAELMPVGDNNFSDSDGEGLEESPEVKGEPSGLENMELESLELSVVQPRPVFEVSAASEPYSANKDLPRETPVAEDKCKNLKTKPFRCKPCQYEAESEEQFVHHIRVHSAKKFFVEESAEKQAKARECGSSTGEEGDFSKGPIRCDRCGYNTNRYDHYTAHLKHHTRAGDNERVYKCIICTYTTVSEYHWRKHLRNHFPRKVYTCGKCNYFSDRKNNYVQHVRTHTGKRT